The Longimicrobiales bacterium DNA segment CGACGATCTTCACGGACACCGGCCCGCTCGGCCGTGAGCTGTTCCCGCCCGATGGACCGCCGGTGCTCCAGGGCTCGCTGGCCAGCCTGGTCTGCACTGTCGATGCGCTGCATCCGGCTGGCGATCACCTGGTCGTGATCGCGCGCGTGCACGACGTGCGCATGGGCAGTGGGGGCGCCCCGCTGATCCGGTACGACCGGACATGGCGAGCGCTGGAGCAGGGAGGCTGAAGCGTCCGGCGAACAACCGGGCGCCGTCTCAGAGCGCGTCGAGCCAGGACCGCGGCAGCAGCGCGGGCGGGCCCCTGCGCGTCGTACCCAGACTGAAGAGGTAGGCCGCGACATCACGCGCCTCTGCCCGGTCGAGCCCGACCGCCGGCATCGCCGTGAGTGAGTCGATCGACTGCGGGTCCATCAGCCAGCTCACCAGTGCGTCCGGCTCGTTCGGCACACGACCCGCGATGTAGGCGCGTGCGCCGAAGCTCGTGAGCGGCGGGCCGACCAGCCCGCGCGCACCCCGAACACCCGGTACGACGTGACACGCGCCGCACCCCGCGGTCGCGATGATCGCGCGCCCGCGCTCCACATCCGCGCCAGGGATGCGAGCGAAGGCGGCTTCCTGCTCCCGGCACCCTGAAGCGGCAAGCGTCGCGAGCAGCGCAAGGTGCGCGATCCAGCGCGACCGGCCATGCAGTGTCGCGGCCGCATGCTTACGCAGAACAGTGCGCCACCATACGGGGCGCCATGCAGTTCTCATGGTGAGCACACCGGCACGAGGAACGGCGACATGCCATTCAACACGATCAGCGCGACGAACAGCGCCGCCAGCATCACGCCGATCATGTAGATCAGTCCTTCGTGGCCGCCGGACTCGTTCAGTGCGTGCGTCCATGATGGCGCGTGCTGCACGCGTCGCCACTCGCGCAGTGCCAGTGCGCCCGCGGCGATTCCCAGCGCACCGAAGATCACGGTCAGCACGGCCACCGTCACCTTCGCGCCGCCCCACCCGGTGGTGCAGGCGAGCGCCACGAC contains these protein-coding regions:
- a CDS encoding c-type cytochrome translates to MRTAWRPVWWRTVLRKHAAATLHGRSRWIAHLALLATLAASGCREQEAAFARIPGADVERGRAIIATAGCGACHVVPGVRGARGLVGPPLTSFGARAYIAGRVPNEPDALVSWLMDPQSIDSLTAMPAVGLDRAEARDVAAYLFSLGTTRRGPPALLPRSWLDAL